A DNA window from Ipomoea triloba cultivar NCNSP0323 chromosome 10, ASM357664v1 contains the following coding sequences:
- the LOC116032127 gene encoding piriformospora indica-insensitive protein 2-like isoform X1, whose protein sequence is MEKLILLLLFLLLLFTLNSQLTMGEETVKTRGTTQNICTQTLHLADKQIKPLGTEDGRNLHGQLSEIMGNLTHLTSLTLSDNSFGGPIPPQVASLKNLISLDLSSNSFGGPIPTQLASLKNLTYLDLSSNSFGDPIPTQLASLKSLTYLDLSNNSFGGPIPTQLASLKNLTDL, encoded by the exons ATGGAAAAGTTGATATTATTATTGCTGTTTTTGTTGCTGCTCTTCACTCTCAACTCTCAACTAACCATGGGAGAAGAAACTGTAAAAACAAGAGGAACTACTCAAAATATCTGCACTCAGACACTCCACCTTGCTGACAAACAAATCAAACCTCTTGGCACCGAAGATG GTCGGAATTTGCATGGTCAATTATCAGAAATAATGGGAAACCTTACACATTTAACATCGTT GACTCTATCTGATAATTCATTTGGCGGTCCAATTCCACCTCAAGTGGCTTCCctaaaaaatctaatatctcT GGATCTATCTAGTAACTCATTTGGTGGTCCAATTCCAACTCAGTTGGCTTCCCTAAAAAATCTAACATATCT GGATCTATCTAGTAACTCATTTGGCGATCCAATTCCAACTCAGTTGGCTTCCCTAAAAAGTCTAACATATCT GGATCTATCTAATAACTCATTTGGCGGTCCAATTCCAACTCAGTTGGCTTCCCTAAAAAATCTAACAGATCTGTAA
- the LOC116032127 gene encoding piriformospora indica-insensitive protein 2-like isoform X2, which produces MGNLTHLTSLTLSDNSFGGPIPPQVASLKNLISLDLSSNSFGGPIPTQLASLKNLTYLDLSSNSFGDPIPTQLASLKSLTYLDLSNNSFGGPIPTQLASLKNLTDL; this is translated from the exons ATGGGAAACCTTACACATTTAACATCGTT GACTCTATCTGATAATTCATTTGGCGGTCCAATTCCACCTCAAGTGGCTTCCctaaaaaatctaatatctcT GGATCTATCTAGTAACTCATTTGGTGGTCCAATTCCAACTCAGTTGGCTTCCCTAAAAAATCTAACATATCT GGATCTATCTAGTAACTCATTTGGCGATCCAATTCCAACTCAGTTGGCTTCCCTAAAAAGTCTAACATATCT GGATCTATCTAATAACTCATTTGGCGGTCCAATTCCAACTCAGTTGGCTTCCCTAAAAAATCTAACAGATCTGTAA